Proteins encoded together in one Cellulomonas gilvus ATCC 13127 window:
- a CDS encoding RDD family protein — MSSPTPCTTCGQPLREGARFCTACGAPVTPVLVVEAQPSRRSRAATGRASGRPRPAPPVPAPAPALGAAFDGAPTVGVGRRLLAYLIDAAVVAAVAGGVLVATGHVFYGALAAAELALGIVVWEARTGRTFGNLALGLRAARAESPYAPGLGRGAARSLVMLAGHAVGGVGQLVVVGSVGFDRGPLRQGWHDRAGRAVVVDVRAPRGGAGAAVAPHVQGVPAPFIPTGPQPSAVAAPAVAPAVAPPPPPAGAPVPATTQAPAPAVARTYVLTLDTGEAMTVSGPGVIGRAPRPRPGERCDHVVVVDDPERSLSRTHARFGVDGRGFWVADAGSGNGTLVVLPTGQTLVVAEDRPTPVPAGATVRIGDRSVLVDPLPGS, encoded by the coding sequence GTGAGCTCGCCGACGCCCTGCACCACCTGTGGGCAGCCCCTGCGCGAGGGTGCGCGGTTCTGCACCGCGTGCGGCGCGCCCGTGACACCCGTGCTCGTCGTGGAGGCGCAGCCCTCCCGCCGTTCGCGCGCGGCCACCGGACGGGCCAGCGGCCGACCCCGCCCCGCGCCCCCGGTCCCCGCCCCCGCGCCCGCGCTGGGCGCCGCGTTCGACGGCGCCCCGACCGTCGGCGTCGGACGGCGCCTGCTCGCCTACCTGATCGACGCGGCCGTGGTCGCGGCCGTGGCCGGCGGTGTGCTCGTGGCCACCGGTCACGTCTTCTACGGCGCGCTCGCCGCTGCCGAGCTGGCCCTCGGCATCGTGGTGTGGGAGGCCCGCACAGGACGCACGTTCGGCAACCTCGCGCTCGGGCTGCGTGCCGCGCGTGCCGAGTCGCCGTACGCACCCGGGCTGGGCCGCGGCGCGGCCCGTTCGCTCGTGATGCTCGCCGGTCACGCCGTGGGCGGCGTCGGTCAGCTGGTCGTGGTGGGTTCGGTCGGGTTCGACCGCGGACCGTTGCGCCAGGGCTGGCACGACCGCGCGGGGCGGGCCGTCGTCGTCGACGTGCGCGCGCCGCGTGGGGGAGCGGGCGCTGCGGTCGCACCGCACGTCCAGGGTGTACCCGCACCGTTCATCCCGACCGGCCCGCAGCCGTCCGCCGTGGCGGCACCGGCCGTGGCACCGGCCGTGGCGCCGCCCCCGCCGCCCGCCGGCGCCCCCGTCCCGGCGACCACCCAGGCGCCCGCCCCGGCCGTCGCGCGGACCTACGTGCTGACGCTCGACACGGGCGAGGCCATGACCGTCAGCGGTCCTGGCGTGATCGGGCGCGCGCCCCGGCCGCGGCCGGGGGAGCGGTGCGACCACGTCGTCGTGGTCGACGACCCCGAGCGCTCCCTGTCCCGCACGCACGCGAGGTTCGGTGTGGACGGACGCGGGTTCTGGGTCGCGGACGCGGGCTCGGGCAACGGGACGCTCGTGGTCCTGCCGACCGGTCAGACCCTCGTGGTCGCCGAGGACCGGCCGACGCCCGTCCCCGCGGGGGCGACCGTGCGCATCGGCGACCGTTCGGTCCTCGTCGACCCGCTGCCCGGCTCCTGA
- a CDS encoding type VII secretion protein EccC gives MSIAADRREPAGPPPVPTGQVVMQPPPELQPSDGMSGVLSNMVPMLGSVGSIVFIALAQPGGKGMVAGGMFLVASLGFVVVNGWRQRAQHQASVIGARREYLAYLADLRRTVRQAGRAQRRAAHWYAPEPGALAALVEERSRAWERTPDHPEFLRARIGTGPQMLALQLEAPQTPPLAQLDPVAASAAHRFLVTHRVQQGIPLSVDVRSASRIEVAGTEQEARGLARAMVAQLAAFHSPDQLQIAVLASDRALPAWDWVKWLPHAHSTRERDAVGPARMIGTALADVEGLLPEGLADRPRFGRAALNAPTPHVLVVVDGGHVPVGNGIVTPDGVLGITVLELPEHWEDLEDPHVLRFLLGAALPDGGVPVEVLRVGLEPTRLRGDQLSIPEAEAAARRLLPLFVDAGPQREEGQVSSELVDLLGLGDVRDLDLAQAWKPRLPRDRLRVPIGLTPQGQPVSLDIKESAQQGMGPHGLIIGATGSGKSEVLRTLVLALALTHSSEDLNFVLVDFKGGATFAGMADMPHVSAIITNLGEELTLVDRMQDALQGEMVRRQELLRAAGNFANVADYEKARRTDRPDLAPLPALLIVADEFSELLAAKPEFVDLFVAIGRLGRSLQMHLLLSSQRLEEGRLRGLESHLSYRIGLRTFSAAESRTVLGVPDAYELPPIPGVGYLKPDPTTMVQFRASYVSGPPRARRRSTAGPAAVATGRARLESFTAAPVLGLTPGRDEPDEPETVDDGEKRATFDLAVERMKGQGPAAHQVWLPPLVVPETFDTLMPDLAVDPALGLVSPGWRAAGPLTFPLGIVDRPLEQRREHLTMSLAGAGGHLAVVGGPRSGKSTVLRSVVTGLALTRTPLETQFYVLDFGGGTFTPLVDLPHVAGVATRAEPDVVRRVVAEVEGIVDARERYFRAHGIDSIETYRTRRAEGRVDDGYGDVFLVVDGWSTVRAEFDELEPRLQALAGRGLTFGIHLMAAASRWMDFRTQIKDLFGTRLEMRLGDPTDSEFDRKVAAAVPRERPGRGLAVTKHHVLTALPRVDGDGSADTLGAGVAHLVQAVTQAWRGAPPPKLRLLPEEVTLASLRERVPDAPGVLLGIDESALAPVVLDLTEENHLYAYGDSGAGKSALLRLVAAEVQRRHTPQQAQIIAVDFRRALLGEIPEEYLTSYLTTQEQATAELADLATYLRGRMPGPDVTPDQLRARSWWSGADVYVLVDDYDLVATSSGNPMTALVPLLAQAGDVGLHLVLTRRTGGASRAMFDPVLQGLRDLAAPGLVMSGSPDEGALVGGVRPAPAVPGRARLVTRDAGVQVVQMAWTPPTT, from the coding sequence ATGTCGATCGCCGCCGACCGCCGCGAGCCCGCCGGCCCGCCCCCGGTCCCGACCGGTCAGGTCGTCATGCAGCCGCCGCCCGAGCTCCAGCCGTCGGACGGCATGAGCGGCGTGCTGTCGAACATGGTCCCGATGCTCGGCTCGGTCGGGTCGATCGTGTTCATCGCGCTCGCGCAGCCGGGCGGCAAGGGCATGGTCGCGGGCGGCATGTTCCTGGTCGCCTCGCTCGGGTTCGTCGTCGTGAACGGCTGGCGGCAGCGCGCACAGCACCAGGCCTCGGTGATCGGCGCCCGCCGGGAGTACCTCGCCTACCTGGCGGACCTGCGGCGGACGGTGCGCCAGGCGGGGCGCGCGCAGCGCCGTGCCGCGCACTGGTACGCACCCGAGCCGGGTGCGCTCGCCGCGCTCGTCGAGGAGCGGTCACGCGCCTGGGAGCGCACGCCCGACCACCCCGAGTTCCTCCGTGCCCGCATCGGCACGGGTCCGCAGATGCTCGCGCTGCAGCTCGAGGCGCCGCAGACGCCGCCGCTCGCGCAGCTGGACCCGGTGGCCGCGTCGGCCGCGCACCGGTTCCTGGTCACGCACCGCGTGCAGCAGGGCATCCCGCTGTCCGTCGACGTGCGCAGCGCGTCGCGCATCGAGGTCGCGGGCACCGAGCAGGAGGCGCGCGGCCTGGCCCGTGCGATGGTCGCGCAGCTCGCGGCGTTCCACTCGCCCGACCAGCTGCAGATCGCGGTCCTCGCGAGCGACCGTGCGCTGCCCGCGTGGGACTGGGTCAAGTGGCTGCCGCACGCGCACTCGACGCGCGAGCGCGACGCGGTCGGCCCGGCGCGCATGATCGGCACCGCGCTCGCGGACGTCGAGGGGCTGCTGCCCGAGGGCCTGGCCGACCGGCCGCGCTTCGGCCGCGCCGCGCTCAACGCACCCACCCCGCACGTGCTCGTCGTCGTCGACGGCGGGCACGTCCCGGTCGGCAACGGGATCGTCACGCCCGACGGGGTGCTGGGCATCACCGTTCTCGAGCTTCCGGAGCACTGGGAGGACCTCGAGGACCCGCACGTGCTGCGCTTCCTGCTGGGTGCGGCGCTGCCCGACGGCGGCGTCCCCGTCGAGGTGCTGCGCGTCGGCCTCGAGCCCACCCGCCTGCGTGGCGACCAGCTCTCGATCCCCGAGGCCGAGGCTGCCGCGCGGCGCCTGCTGCCGCTGTTCGTGGACGCGGGTCCGCAGCGCGAGGAGGGGCAGGTCTCCTCCGAGCTCGTCGACCTGCTGGGGCTGGGCGACGTGCGGGACCTCGACCTGGCCCAGGCCTGGAAGCCGCGGCTGCCGCGCGACCGCCTCCGCGTCCCGATCGGCCTGACCCCGCAGGGTCAGCCGGTCTCGCTGGACATCAAGGAGTCCGCGCAGCAGGGCATGGGCCCGCACGGGCTCATCATCGGCGCGACCGGCTCGGGCAAGTCCGAGGTGCTGCGCACGCTCGTGCTCGCGCTCGCGCTGACGCACTCGTCCGAGGACCTCAACTTCGTCCTCGTCGACTTCAAGGGCGGGGCGACGTTCGCGGGGATGGCCGACATGCCCCACGTGTCCGCGATCATCACCAACCTCGGCGAGGAGCTCACGCTCGTCGACCGCATGCAGGACGCGCTGCAGGGCGAGATGGTGCGCCGCCAGGAGCTGCTGCGCGCGGCGGGCAACTTCGCCAACGTGGCGGACTACGAGAAGGCGCGGCGCACCGACCGCCCCGACCTCGCCCCGCTGCCGGCGCTGCTCATCGTCGCCGACGAGTTCTCCGAGCTGCTGGCCGCCAAGCCCGAGTTCGTCGACCTGTTCGTCGCGATCGGACGGCTGGGCCGCTCGCTGCAGATGCACCTGCTGCTGTCCAGCCAGCGCCTCGAGGAGGGCCGCCTGCGCGGCCTCGAGTCGCACCTGTCCTACCGGATCGGTCTGCGGACGTTCTCGGCCGCCGAGTCCCGCACCGTGCTGGGCGTGCCGGACGCCTATGAGCTGCCGCCGATCCCCGGCGTGGGGTACCTCAAGCCCGACCCGACGACGATGGTGCAGTTCCGCGCGTCCTACGTCTCCGGCCCGCCGCGTGCGCGCCGCCGTTCCACGGCGGGTCCTGCCGCCGTGGCGACCGGCCGGGCGCGCCTCGAGTCGTTCACCGCGGCACCGGTCCTGGGGCTGACCCCGGGGCGCGACGAGCCCGACGAGCCCGAGACCGTCGACGACGGCGAGAAGCGCGCGACGTTCGACCTCGCGGTCGAGCGCATGAAGGGTCAGGGCCCCGCCGCGCACCAGGTGTGGCTGCCGCCGCTCGTGGTGCCCGAGACGTTCGACACCCTCATGCCCGACCTCGCGGTGGACCCCGCGCTCGGCCTGGTCTCCCCCGGCTGGCGCGCCGCCGGCCCGCTCACGTTCCCGCTCGGCATCGTCGACCGGCCGCTCGAGCAGCGCCGCGAGCACCTCACCATGTCGCTCGCGGGTGCGGGCGGCCACCTGGCCGTGGTGGGCGGGCCGCGCTCGGGCAAGTCCACCGTGCTGCGGTCGGTGGTCACGGGCCTCGCGCTGACGCGGACGCCGCTCGAGACCCAGTTCTACGTGCTCGACTTCGGCGGTGGCACGTTCACGCCGCTCGTCGACCTGCCGCACGTCGCGGGCGTCGCGACGCGTGCCGAGCCCGACGTGGTGCGCCGCGTCGTGGCCGAGGTCGAAGGCATCGTCGACGCGCGTGAGCGGTACTTCCGCGCGCACGGCATCGACTCGATCGAGACGTACCGCACGCGGCGCGCCGAGGGCCGGGTCGACGACGGCTACGGGGACGTGTTCCTCGTCGTCGACGGCTGGTCGACGGTGCGCGCGGAGTTCGACGAGCTCGAGCCCCGCCTGCAGGCCCTCGCGGGCCGCGGTCTGACGTTCGGCATCCACCTCATGGCCGCCGCGAGCCGGTGGATGGACTTCCGCACGCAGATCAAGGACCTGTTCGGCACGCGCCTGGAGATGCGGCTCGGCGACCCGACCGACTCCGAGTTCGACCGCAAGGTCGCCGCGGCCGTCCCGCGCGAGCGCCCGGGCCGCGGTCTGGCCGTCACCAAGCACCACGTCCTGACCGCGCTGCCCCGCGTGGACGGCGACGGCTCGGCGGACACGCTCGGCGCCGGCGTCGCGCACCTGGTGCAGGCCGTGACGCAGGCGTGGCGCGGTGCGCCGCCGCCCAAGCTGCGGCTGCTGCCCGAGGAGGTCACGCTCGCGTCGCTGCGCGAGCGGGTGCCCGACGCCCCGGGCGTGCTCCTGGGCATCGACGAGTCCGCGCTCGCACCCGTGGTGCTCGACCTCACCGAGGAGAACCACCTGTACGCCTACGGCGACTCGGGCGCGGGCAAGTCCGCGCTGCTGCGCCTGGTGGCCGCCGAGGTGCAGCGGCGTCACACGCCGCAGCAGGCGCAGATCATCGCCGTGGACTTCCGTCGCGCGCTGCTGGGCGAGATCCCCGAGGAGTACCTCACCAGCTACCTCACGACGCAGGAGCAGGCGACGGCCGAGCTCGCCGACCTGGCGACCTACCTGCGGGGACGCATGCCCGGCCCGGACGTCACACCGGACCAGCTGCGCGCCCGCTCGTGGTGGTCGGGAGCCGACGTCTACGTCCTGGTCGACGACTACGACCTGGTCGCGACGTCCTCGGGCAACCCCATGACCGCACTCGTCCCGCTGCTCGCCCAGGCCGGCGACGTCGGCCTGCACCTGGTCCTGACGCGACGCACGGGTGGCGCCTCACGCGCGATGTTCGACCCGGTGCTGCAGGGCCTGCGGGACCTCGCCGCACCCGGTCTGGTCATGTCCGGCAGCCCCGACGAGGGTGCGCTGGTCGGTGGCGTCCGGCCCGCTCCCGCCGTACCGGGCCGTGCTCGCCTCGTCACGCGCGACGCCGGCGTGCAGGTGGTGCAGATGGCCTGGACCCCGCCCACGACCTGA
- a CDS encoding WXG100 family type VII secretion target — MSDLKVNFGGLATAAADIQPGAGNIESRLNDMDQSLAPLRANWSGEASTSYEAARAKWTTAITDMKALLAQIGQAVTTSNEDYQATERANAARW; from the coding sequence ATGAGCGACCTGAAGGTCAACTTCGGCGGACTGGCCACGGCCGCCGCTGACATCCAGCCCGGCGCCGGCAACATCGAGAGCCGCCTCAACGACATGGACCAGTCGCTGGCGCCCCTGCGCGCGAACTGGTCCGGTGAGGCCTCGACCTCCTACGAGGCAGCCCGCGCCAAGTGGACCACCGCCATCACCGACATGAAGGCCCTGCTGGCCCAGATCGGCCAGGCGGTCACCACGTCCAACGAGGACTACCAGGCCACCGAGCGCGCCAACGCCGCACGCTGGTGA